CTTTCGAACAGCCTTATGAGGTTAATGTTGCTTGTGATGAGTTGAATGCCCTTGTTGTCCGGGACAAGGGGAAGAACCCGGCGCTGGATGACCTGTTGGATGAGAACGCAGACTGGTCGTTATCACCATCGTCGTTGtcgtctccatcctcaaTCCGTGAGCTCTCCGATTGCTGCTCGCCTGTCCCACTTGTCTCCCCGCACCTGGCCCCGCCTTTGTCGATGTTCCCCAGTCTATCGGACTCCAATCAGGGTCGCCTCTTTGATTACTATCTCCAACAAGTGTGTCCCCGGACCACCGCTAGCTCGAAGCTATCTTCCCCTttcgcctccatcatccttcccttctgcATGTCCGCATCTCCAATTCTTTTCAAAGCCATTCAAGCTCTCGGAGCATGTCACTGGTCCCGCTTCGACTCAACTTACAGCGTGATTGGGCTCCGCCTGAAGTCCGAAGCCCTACGGGGCCTCCGCCATCGCCTCTCAACCGAAGGCTCACTCCTCTGCTCCGCAGACCCCGAGGTCCTGGCaatcatgatgatgctatGCCTCTACGAGATTGTCGACAACTGCGACCAACGCTGGACAATTCACCTGAAAGGCGCCAAAGAATTGATCCGGATCCGTagacaacagcaacaacaactaacCCCCTCCCGACCTCGCCAATCCCTCGACCCCGTCTCCGCATTTGCTGagctcttcttcgccttccagGACGTCATGGGACGCACCGCCTgcggcgaagaagtcctCTTCGGAACAGATTACTGGCAAGAAAACAACCGCCACATTGACCTCTGGATGGGCTGTAGCCCGGAGCTAGTCTCCATCCTTTCCTCAATCACCGAATTGAGCCGAACAAGACGCCAACTGACATCGGAAGCCGCTCGCAAAGCATTCTCCCACCGCGCCGCCTCTCTAGGCCGCAGACTCGAGAACCTCGTCCAGGAAACaa
The window above is part of the Aspergillus luchuensis IFO 4308 DNA, chromosome 8, nearly complete sequence genome. Proteins encoded here:
- a CDS encoding Zn(II)2Cys6 transcription factor (COG:S;~EggNog:ENOG410PQ85;~InterPro:IPR036864,IPR021858,IPR001138;~PFAM:PF00172,PF11951;~go_function: GO:0000981 - DNA-binding transcription factor activity, RNA polymerase II-specific [Evidence IEA];~go_function: GO:0008270 - zinc ion binding [Evidence IEA];~go_process: GO:0006355 - regulation of transcription, DNA-templated [Evidence IEA]); amino-acid sequence: MPRKKAADRVGPVKTRSRSGCKECRASRVRCDLKKPICSRCLEKGLVCSTQLVLKWESEFVSRGLAFGRAGVWSKARAAGGLPPPPGKSSAAFLLRDQEWCPIPLIESWGFVNSGVSTFEQPYEVNVACDELNALVVRDKGKNPALDDLLDENADWSLSPSSLSSPSSIRELSDCCSPVPLVSPHLAPPLSMFPSLSDSNQGRLFDYYLQQVCPRTTASSKLSSPFASIILPFCMSASPILFKAIQALGACHWSRFDSTYSVIGLRLKSEALRGLRHRLSTEGSLLCSADPEVLAIMMMLCLYEIVDNCDQRWTIHLKGAKELIRIRRQQQQQLTPSRPRQSLDPVSAFAELFFAFQDVMGRTACGEEVLFGTDYWQENNRHIDLWMGCSPELVSILSSITELSRTRRQLTSEAARKAFSHRAASLGRRLENLVQETTDDDDNSDDESLRSAAELKRLAAVLYLHCALYGASPSTPLVIGYVRRILRLVSHLLDSGSLVSMTWPVFVAAVELDPLHDEVWRDDTGESVVYGRPLVLRALAAMAESSVSNVARTRAVIVKIWQARDSDMLKGSPVDAADDSVAGCNDWEWYVAPISTAMSLA